The Elaeis guineensis isolate ETL-2024a chromosome 13, EG11, whole genome shotgun sequence genome includes a region encoding these proteins:
- the LOC105056584 gene encoding myb-related protein 306 isoform X1 — protein MYVRSNFCLGTLSLLSSKKKEDNRKKRGQRKNRTPIYISLESCLDIEEKLEERAYMGRPPYCDKVGVKKGPWTPEEDLVLVSYIQKHGPGNWKAVPTNTGLMRCSKSCRLRWTNYLRPGIKRGNFTEQEEKLIIHLQALLGNRWSAIASYLPERTDNDIKNYWNTHLRKKLKKLQASNDSSMSHGLSSDQSISKGQWERRLQTDIHMAKQALREALSLGKTNRPTELMKPSNGSYSFTKPSQPATSSSTTTYASSTENISRLLKGWMKDPPKPRAAQANSESTQHSINKAVGTDSSSSEEESASVANNNDRITVPNLFESLLNFDSSTQEMSETSLFQCESKPRSEAQVPLSLLETWLLDEGFVQGEVELIDMPLGETSELI, from the exons atgtatgtgagaAGCAACTTCTGCCTTGGAACCTTGTCTTTGCTTTCTtccaagaagaaagaagataacAGGAAAAAGAGAGGACAACGGAAGAATAGAACTCCCATATATATCTCTCTCGAGTCGTGTCTAGATATAGAGGAGAAATTAGAAGAAAGAGCGTACATGGGGAGACCTCCTTATTGCGATAAGGTTGGTGTAAAGAAAGGCCCTTGGACTCCAGAAGAGGACCTTGTCTTGGTCTCCTACATCCAAAAGCATGGACCTGGGAACTGGAAGGCCGTCCCCACTAATACTG GGCTGATGAGATGCAGCAAGAGCTGTAGACTAAGATGGACTAATTACCTCAGGCCAGGGATCAAGCGAGGCAATTTCACAGAACAAGAGGAGAAGCTCATAATCCATCTCCAAGCTCTTCTTGGCAATAG ATGGTCTGCCATAGCTTCTTATCTCCCAGAGAGAACAGATAATGACATCAAGAACTACTGGAACACCCATCTGAGGAAGAAACTAAAGAAGCTCCAAGCTAGCAATGATAGCTCGATGAGTCACGGGCTTTCGAGTGATCAATCTATCTCCAAAGGCCAGTGGGAGAGGAGGCTCCAGACCGACATCCATATGGCAAAGCAAGCTTTAAGAGAGGCATTGTCTTTAGGCAAGACCAATCGCCCAACTGAATTAATGAAGCCCTCAAACGGCAGCTACTCTTTTACAAAACCAAGCCAACCAGCAACATCGTCATCAACGACAACCTATGCATCAAGTACTGAGAATATATCTCGACTGCTCAAAGGGTGGATGAAGGATCCACCCAAGCCACGAGCTGCTCAAGCCAATTCAGAGTCTACACAACATTCGATCAACAAGGCGGTCGGAACTGATTCATCTTCGAGTGAGGAGGAATCAGCCAGTGTGGCCAACAATAATGACCGCATTACGGTGCCAAATCTATTTGAATCGTTGCTCAACTTTGACTCCTCGACACAGGAGATGTCTGAAACAAGCCTCTTCCAATGTGAAAGCAAGCCAAGGTCAGAAGCCCAAGTCCCGCTTTCCTTGCTTGAGACCTGGCTCTTGGATGAAGGTTTTGTTCAAGGAGAGGTAGAACTAATCGACATGCCACTCGGTGAAACTTCTGAGCTGATCTAA
- the LOC105056584 gene encoding myb-related protein 306 isoform X2, translating to MKCLALLILCSEMCGLNVLCAFQIGLSYMMRLMRCSKSCRLRWTNYLRPGIKRGNFTEQEEKLIIHLQALLGNRWSAIASYLPERTDNDIKNYWNTHLRKKLKKLQASNDSSMSHGLSSDQSISKGQWERRLQTDIHMAKQALREALSLGKTNRPTELMKPSNGSYSFTKPSQPATSSSTTTYASSTENISRLLKGWMKDPPKPRAAQANSESTQHSINKAVGTDSSSSEEESASVANNNDRITVPNLFESLLNFDSSTQEMSETSLFQCESKPRSEAQVPLSLLETWLLDEGFVQGEVELIDMPLGETSELI from the exons ATGAAGTGTCTGGCTTTGTTGATTCTATGTTCTGAGATGTGTGGATTAAATGTCCTCTGTGCTTTCCAAATCGGTCTCTCCTACATGATGA GGCTGATGAGATGCAGCAAGAGCTGTAGACTAAGATGGACTAATTACCTCAGGCCAGGGATCAAGCGAGGCAATTTCACAGAACAAGAGGAGAAGCTCATAATCCATCTCCAAGCTCTTCTTGGCAATAG ATGGTCTGCCATAGCTTCTTATCTCCCAGAGAGAACAGATAATGACATCAAGAACTACTGGAACACCCATCTGAGGAAGAAACTAAAGAAGCTCCAAGCTAGCAATGATAGCTCGATGAGTCACGGGCTTTCGAGTGATCAATCTATCTCCAAAGGCCAGTGGGAGAGGAGGCTCCAGACCGACATCCATATGGCAAAGCAAGCTTTAAGAGAGGCATTGTCTTTAGGCAAGACCAATCGCCCAACTGAATTAATGAAGCCCTCAAACGGCAGCTACTCTTTTACAAAACCAAGCCAACCAGCAACATCGTCATCAACGACAACCTATGCATCAAGTACTGAGAATATATCTCGACTGCTCAAAGGGTGGATGAAGGATCCACCCAAGCCACGAGCTGCTCAAGCCAATTCAGAGTCTACACAACATTCGATCAACAAGGCGGTCGGAACTGATTCATCTTCGAGTGAGGAGGAATCAGCCAGTGTGGCCAACAATAATGACCGCATTACGGTGCCAAATCTATTTGAATCGTTGCTCAACTTTGACTCCTCGACACAGGAGATGTCTGAAACAAGCCTCTTCCAATGTGAAAGCAAGCCAAGGTCAGAAGCCCAAGTCCCGCTTTCCTTGCTTGAGACCTGGCTCTTGGATGAAGGTTTTGTTCAAGGAGAGGTAGAACTAATCGACATGCCACTCGGTGAAACTTCTGAGCTGATCTAA